AGTTGATTACTATGCTGCTATGGTTCATCGTGATCGTGTCTTCCATGGTCGTAGATTAGCAGGAGGAACAGATAATGACACCCCTCTCACCTTTGCTTCTGGAAACACCACCTTTCATATCAGTGCACTTGGATTGTATGCTCTCTTCTCCCTCTGAAATGAATTTATGTCTGATAATAAAGTCAAAATATTTTACAGTGCTAAATTAGTAATGAACATGAGTTTGATCTGTCATAGTCTTTCTTATATGTTTTTATCTGTTTTCTTTCTGCCtttcattatttttatatttttgggttttttttttcagtTTATATTACGCGAATGTGTCTGTAGGGACACCAGAATCATGGTTTCTAGTGGCTCTGGATACGGGCAGTCACCTTTTCTGGTTACCTTGTGACTGCGTGCCTAATTGTGTAACGAGATTACAGTTTAGTTCTAATGAGGTAAACTGCTTCCAATTTCCATCCTTCTGCTGTCAGAATCTGATTTATGTGAAATCTGATTTATGTGTAATGTGTGTGATCTGATTTATGTGTAATGTATTACACTTGAACCgcctttttatgtttttattttctttttggagTTCAGGTTTTAGACTTCAACCTATACAGCTTGCGTACTTCATCCACAGGATCACAACTCGAATGCTCTAGCCCTTACTGTCAAAACAGCATAAGCTGCGATCCTTCAGAAATCAACTGCCCCTATGGAGTTGCTTATCTCCAAGCAAATACATCATCTTCTGGTTACCTGGTAGAGGATGTATTGCATCTTTCATTGAATTCTAATTCTTCTACGCGCACAAATGCTAGAATTCCTTTCGGGTAAACCTTCATTCTTCTGCCAAAGCATAAAATTCTACCAAGAAACCTATTAAGCTAGTTTAGTTTGTTAAAATGTGATTGGAAAATCTATCTGTTGCATGCTTTCCAAACAGTGCAGTTGCAAGCAAGACCTTTCTACTGATGTTCCAATTAAGttatgttctgttcaccttatttccacttattccAGAAAAAATAAGGGCGGaccaagtataatttataactaaaataagttttgatgagttctaataagttcagataagtccaGTTAAGATAAATTCAGAACAAGTAAGTGAAAATCAGTTGAATAGAACGCACCTAAGAGGAAAGGGGATTGCAAATTTCTGCTTTAACCACTTTGCCCATCACCACCCAATACTcgccggaaaaaaaaaatcttcaagTACTTCCAAGTTCCAATCAGCTAATTAAGATCGGATTTTGTTTGTGGCTTGCAGTTGTGGCGTCCGTCAGACTGGTTCATTCTTGGAAACTGCAGCTCCAAACGGCCTGCTAGGACTTACTATGGATCCCGTATCTCTACCTAGCGTCTTAGCAAGTCAAAATCTTACTTCAAATTCTTATTCCATGTGTTTCACTGGAGATGGTGTTGGTAAAATCATTTTTGGAGATAGAGACAGCAATGAACAAGGTGAAACACCACTTGATCCCAATGACCTGTTGAAGTAAGACATCACTTTTTCTGTATGAGTTCTGCATTTCTGGGTTATAGGGAAATTTTAGATTGTACTTACTGTCATTTTTCAACAGTCTATATAATGTCAGCATaacacacatttctatgggaaCAAACGTCTCTGCTACAAACTTCACTGTGATTATGGATACCGGCACTTCATTCACTCACTTGACTGATCCAGCTTACAGTCTTCTTTCTGAAAAGGCATGTTGTTTGAGTTATCTTTCTGATTTTCCAAATGGGAATGGAATTTAATGGATTATTACATCTCTGCTGCAGTTCAATTCCCAGATAAATGATCAAAGGCTGGAAGCTCATCCAGATAATCCTTTTGAATTCTGCTATATATCAACGTAGGTACCAGTTTATCTGCAAAAGAATATGACAAATAAGTATTTGTTCATTGAAATTTTCCTTGAATGGTGCAGTTTAAGCATGGATGAAGTAACCGCTCCCACTATTAATCTGACAATGAGAGGAGGAGACATATTCACTGTCATAGATCCAGCCATATATTTAGATTCAGGGGTAAATTTCTAACAGAAGTTGGatgaatatgaatattatcaGTAATGACAGTTAACTGTTTCCTGTTAATCTGCAGGATGGTCGGTCTGTATACTGTTTAGCAGTTCTCAAATCTGACAGTGGCGAAGATGATATAAACATAGTTGGAGGTAAATACTGATGTCTTCAGtagaaaaagaaatgaaaatcgATATTAATATTACTAAGATTTGGTTCGTACTCCATTTTGCAGAGAACTTCATGACTGGCTATCGTATTGTTTTTGATCATGAGAGAATGGTGTTTGGATGGAAGGCACACGACTGTAAGTACACTTGTATTGCAGTAGCTCTTCCATGAAGTTTCTTCGAAGTTAACAACGTACTTTTTGTGATGGAATCAGGCGGTGAAGTTGTACATGTCAGTCCAAGACCTCCATTTTACGGGCCACCCATGCTGGGAAGATCTCCTTTCGGATCAGGCGCACCATCAGCTTTAACACACAGCTTCTTATATATTTGCATTATTTTGGTTCAGATTCTGTCCGTTCAACAGATAATCATATAGACAGGAGAAGTACATACATACACACATACACACATGCTTCAATATTTCACACGAAGTACATTTTTAGTGGGCACTTGGTTTGGGGCCAAAATATGTGATCGTTGGTTTGTATAATCTCACCCTTTTCTTGTAAATATGGCTCACTACCATATACTGAATTTTGCATACTATACAGCGGTAAATAGATTGGAGATGTTGCAGTTTTTATACAATCAGAAATGCTTTGGAATGGCTCAAGCGAAAACTTGTGTAGTTCGGCTGGTTAGTCTGTAATAGGTGCTGATTCAGTATGGTCATTTTTTCTTGCCTagtaaaatttttaaaaaattaaaatgaaaaaaattctaGTTCTGCTTTTTAATCTTTCTTTCCGGGTAGACAAAGATGTTTTAGATAAACTTCTATTAAAAGGTTCATTGCACTGATGACCTATGAGTGAGAACTGAGAAGAGTAAGAAATAACCATCAGCTACAATAATATGATAGCAACATTACCCTTTTACGTTCACATTGTAACAAACTGTGATTTTCATTCCTCTGCATTTTCTCCAAAGCTTATCAAGAAGAATAACGAAATATAAGAACTCCGCCTGGAACAGCATTGTAAACAAGCTACAAATCCTACTCTAAACAAATCGACTTGAAAAGGAATATCGAGCAGAATCatgtatttaatttaaaatacaaatgaataaattatcaaaattctgTGTTGCTGAAGTGAGTTGGGTCTTATTCTACAATTCTAGGCTTTTTCTTCATTTTGCGATCCAAGCCTTCTAGCttatgcttcttttcctttttggttGATTCATGTTCCGTCTTGTCCTTTTTCATTTTAACACTAGATGGCTTAGGGAGCTGCTGAGACTTCATCTTGATGGATTTTACAATCGAGGATAACTCAAACTTCTCCTTTCGAGACTTACCTACAGAATTCCCGTCTTCTTTGCTACTAGCGTCATTTGAACTTGGTCTTGACTGTTCCACTGGCTCTATTGCTGCATCATCTTCCCCGTCATTCTGTTGCCGTTGAGCTAATTGCCGAATATAAGTTGCACTCCTGTCACAAACCAATGTCACACACTTCAGCGACAAAATTGTGCAGCTTATCATATTCCAAGTATaaatccaatttttttttttggtttgatgCTGTATCCCtattaaaaattaaacaaaaattacCTCTTGAATTGGGGATCCGTAGGATCCAGAGAAAACGCAGAATTAGTGAAGAGAGCTGAGAAACGTGGATCATCATAGTCAACTGTTGGTAAATTGTCTTCATCAGGATCCTCTTTACCCTTCTTTCCCTTGCCCTTTTTCTGTTTAATTTTGTAACCCTTAATATTTTTATCTGCTCCCTTGTCATCTGCAAGTAATAGCTCAAGCTCTGCCGTGGTAGCTGCTGTTTCTTCATCTTCCAAGGGTCTCTTCTTCTCCTCCCTCTTTTTCTTACCATGAGTAACCTTCTTGCTTCTAACAATAGATGGATCTTCCTCAAAAAAGTCATCTGGTTGTTCGAGAGGCTCTTgatcactctcatcactctcaTCGTCCGATGAGTTCTTCGACTTGTATTTCCTAGccttctttttctctttcttctttctcAGATATGCCTCCCAAACACTTTCTGATCCTTTATCCTTCTTTTCAAGAATCTTCTTGCTAATATCTTCTAGACCAGTATTGAAAGTAACCTCCATATCTTGGCCTTCATCTTCATCTGCCTCTGATCCATCCCCAGATTGGACCAAGGCACGGTACATATCCTTCTTGGCCATTCTAGCCTTCGTGTTCTTGCTggccttattatttattttatcagATAAATCTTCGTCCTCATCCTCATTCTCGTCCTCATCCTCATCACTCTCATCAGAAGCCAAAAACTCTCTCAACTCCAATTCAGCAAGCTACAACAATAAAAACCAAGCGTTACAAAGAAAACTAGCTATACCGAATCTAAATTTTCAACATTTTGGAGGAAATCAGTGAAATTTTATCTTTCATGTATGGACAACATGAAGAAAATAATCCCAACAGTGAAAACATAATCTTGATCTACAACATTTTTGAGAAACTAAGCCCACATCAAATAAACATCCTTGCAGAAAACTCAACTCTACTAGGTGGTTGGTTGTTACCAGTAAAAGTGGTATATACTTGTATGAGATTAGTTTCATATGGTATCCCTTAAAATATACAGGTAAAAAATCAAACTGATTCATGCTTCCCACATACTCGGCATTTCCCTATTCTCAGTCAGAaataataaatagaaaaaaataTAGCAGCTCACAAAAACCACGGATGTATGATATCGGATTCCACCTAGTTCTAAAATGTGCAAAAACACCTTCAGAAGAATGTCGATAGAACAAATATGTCATTGCATGGGACAAAGGGAATGGATACTGCAAATATGTCATTGCATGGGACAAAGGGAATGGATACTGCAAATAAAGTATATCATAGAACAAAGAAAATGGGCATAGGGAGTATTATTAACCTGGTCATCATTGAATTTACGCCTCAGTGTCTTCACACGATGTGGTTCATCATCATCCCAAGTAAGGGTTACATTGCTTTGCTGCAAAGCACGAGTCTGAAAGTCTAACCCCTCATAATCAACAGGTGCCTGATATCAAGAACAAAAGCAAAAGGGAAGATGTGATACAACTGGTATTTGAAAATACAGCCTTATCCACACTCCAACCACGACATTACTATTATCAGTTAGAAAGCAAACTACTCATGATGCCAGAGAAACTGACAACAAATCCGGAATACATTATTTGTTTCCCTCAAACTGCAATGCAAGCAATAATATCCGACTGTGTGACATAAGGGAGGTGATTCTTCCAAGGAAtaatttcacttcttccaagAGAGTCGTCATTTTCTCAAaggtgatttccttggaagaagtgaattTGTCCTTGGAAGAATCATTTTCCGTGACAAACCTCACAAATAATAATTATGTTGAATTACCTCCTTCGCAACATCCCGCGGTGGATGAGGAAATTCCATAGAATCAGGTATGAATCTCAGGTCCAGCACATTAGATGATCTTTCAAACTCGACACCATCACAAGCTTTGTAAATGTAATCTGCAGTAGCAATAGTGTCACACTCCACTACGGCGTAGTAATACCTGTACGAGCAATGTACTATATAAACATATCACAACAAAAGAACAATACAGGTTTAAGGAACTTGAGTTCATATTTCTcaaacaattaaaaataatttgagTAGCTATACGGAGTGCACAAACAGCAAACATAGCTTAAGCGAAAGAGAGAAAATAAGGGAAAGAACATGTAGCAAAGAGCAATGAAAAGCCGAATCAGCAATTTCCAGCAAGGGCAACAAGCAGCATTTGgcacaaacaacaaacatagctTAAGCCAAAGGGAAAACATAAGGGAAAGAACATGTAGCAAACAGCAAGGAAAAGCAGAACCATTAATATCCAGCAAGGGTAACAAGCAGCATTTGGCCACaatattttttcctttcttcctaaCCAAAACTTGTGATGGGAATAACATAGCCATATTCTATGACTTCTGTGATGCTTTACAtcctttttgaaattttttgctCTTATTTTTTAAGGTTAAccacatactccgtattatccATGAGAAAAACTATTGTTAAAGGAGTTTCATGGATACATGCCTTCGTGTTTCAATGTTGTGCAAAAGTGTATATCATGATCATGATAGTAAAAAAATAATCCTCCTTCTCTAGGCTATGAAACATCTATATAAATACCAAAAGATTATATCTCAGAAAGAAAACATTCATCATGTTATAATCAATCACCTTAGCCTACTCTTTTCATAAGCACGCAGCTTTTCAGTATCTATCTCGTTGTCTTCTTCATCGTCATCGTCATCTTCATCGTCATCAACATCTTCatgttcatcatcatcatcatcatcatcatcatcttcttcatgttcatcatcatcatcttcattatcattatcatcacTCCCATCATCCTTTTTCTTCTCATTTCCCAACAAGGCAATTGGACCATGAACTGCTTCCTCTTCCATACGCTTGAGCCCAAATTCTGAAGGATAGACCGTTACAGACTTAATTTGTCCTTCTTTAGGCAGGAATGATCTCAACATCATAAATATGTCAACAGCCTACAAGATTTTTTGATAAGAAGAAACGTATAATCAAAATTGCTCAATCGAAATTATAATAAGAGCACATGGTGTCCTCAGAAGAGaccgaaaatcaaaactacaagttAGAAAAGTTAAACAACAATCAACAGCCAACAAGACACCATCACGTTGAAGGTAAAACAATGTAATGAAGTAAAGCTAAAGATAAAATGAAGTAAACCCTTTCATAAGTAAGCAAGTTCCATTACTCTCTTTTGAAGTTAATCTACTCAAACGAACATAATGGACTCTCCGTATTGGGCAATTGGCAACATATTTTAGCACAAGTAGTAATTGATTGTTAATATGGAAATCACATACACTAGATTGATAAAATTATTTGCATTTCAATACAAAGGTGTTCACATCGCGCACTTTCAGCAGAGATTCACACAGAAATACTACAACTAATACACAAGATTCAATACCAATTCATTAGAAATTGAACAAGGAAACTAATAAAATTATAGCTTCAAACTCAACAAGCATTAAATACCAAAACAATTTCATAAAGCTCAAAATTTTACCTTAACTTGATTCCAATCCATATTAACAACTGCCAATCTATGTGTTTCGCTGTCAATTACAGGTACATTTTCCACCTGTTCCAACAACAAATTAGCCGGTATTTCAAAATGCTAACAACAACGAATTCAATTTCATTCCAGAAACAACAATTCATAACAGAAACCACCACCTCAACAGAGTCGTCATCATCTTCCGACAAATCAACACCATCCGAAGAATCATCATCACTACCAGTCGTTGAACCTAAATCATCACTCTCTGAATCCCCCTCCGATTCCGCCTCAGAGGAATCGCCACTCAACTCGTCTTCACTCTCCTCCACCTTCTTCTTTACAacactcttcttcttcttcttaagttcatcatcttcatcatcctCCAAATGATAGAATCGCTTCAAAACGTTCTCCGACAGCTTTTTAGGTTTCCCACGCTTATCGACCTTCGCCGAGGAATCCGCGAAACCCTTGTCAGTTAAAATTTCTTTAAACCGAGGGTCGATTGAAATCTTATTCTTTCGAACGGGAATGCTGTGAAACTTTGGATCGGTGTGAATCATTGAAAATCGAGGATCTTCAATTAGTTGAATCTCCTTCTTCTTGCCATTTTTGCCGCCCCCGCTGCCGCCGGCGGAATCACCGGCAACGGATTTGTTTGCCTTCTTTTTCTTTGATCCCATTTCTATGAGGTGAAATTGAGCAGTGGATTTTGTTGCGAAGTAAtagtaattgaagttggaggaTGGCGAAGGTGGAATTAGGGTTTTGCTGTCGTGCTTAAACCCTAGGGTTCATAATTCaaactagagctgtcaaaatttgacccgacccgaaaaaccgacctgaaccgacctgTATTTTTAAGGATCCGGATCCGTCTCGAGACCCGATATTTTGTTAAAATAAGAAACCCGTAACCCGACCGTATCCAACCCGTTAAAACCGACGACCGATTTCGACCCGCTAATGCATGACCCGGACCcggacccgaacccgaacctgACACCCGACCGAAATATAACCGATAACAAAATTGAGTGAGCTTATCCGACCGAataatgacccgaacccgattcaacACCCGACCAGATGTCCACCCGAAACCGATTATAACCCGGTGAAACCTGTTATTGACTCAATCGTGACAACCCGTTACCTGAATTTACGCGACATGTTGACAACCCGATTTGTCATtgactaattaaataataacttaaatcaagttaatattattttttataattacctaATCTAAAACAATTGAAAAGCGTTAAACCAAATTTATAATAGTTAATTATAAGGTTAAAACTTGACTAGACCTGATAGCCATCTCACCCGGTATTAACCCGTGCACGATAGTGAACCCGACCTGACTTTTAACCGACCCAGTAATTATccgatccgaacttgacccgaCTCGTTAAGACTCGAACCCGTAATTGTACCCGACTAGAAAAAGACCCGACCCGAACTCGATTTATACCGAAACGGAAAAAtaacccgacatgacccgacaAATTTTCAACCTGACCGAACCCAACCTGAACCCGACCTGCACCCGATGATAAAATGACCGGACACGACCCGACCAcatcatgacccgagacccgagatgaccagacccggacccgactcgagtaaccgttttgacagctctagttcATATACGGAGTACGAGTATGTTTCTACCTGGATAGGGGAAACATGTCAAGGGCAACATCCAACCACTaaaccaaattttttttttctttatttgtgAGAATAAGTAACAAGGACAACTAATTTAGGGGGCGAAAAATTCGAACTTGAAACCTTTTGTACATGAGACCTCAGTTTTAAATAATAGGCCAAGACTCCATTGATCACTGCTGAACCACCTAGTGATATGTAAACTTACTTTATTGCCACGGCCTGCACACCCGTGGAGAATGCTACTATATTCTGGAAAACTGCCGTAAGATTATTAAGTCACGAGATTGAGAGATCCGCATAATTCAATGCTATCTAGGGGGGAATAAGGTGGCAGATAAGCTTGCAAATTTGGGTGTCATCCAAGAGGAGAGAGTCTTGTATTTCGATGTTCCACCGCACGAAATCACAAGCCTCATTCGCGAGGATATTATGGGCGTCACCACGCCAAATTTTATTAGTTAATTGCTTCACTTTTTTTGTACGAGGCTTGCCTCTCCTTAGCATCAAAAAACGGTCTGCACATCGGTCCAAAAACGGACCGGAACCGATTTAGCCCAGAACCGAAAAGAAAATTTATGGACCGAAATCCCGGTTCGGGAGAACATATTGAACCGAAATTATTGATTATATCACCACATAGTTTTCGCGGTTATTAATTTCCAAACAAAATATAGTTAGAAAATTCAAACTTTAATTCTCCATTTTTAAGGAATAAAAAATGGATATAGAAAACCAAGAGTAGGAACGCAAAAGAAAATAACACATGATATTATGGCTCTAAAGAAGATTTATGATCTACTACCTCCGTTGCATAAAGATCTGTGCGGTTGCTATTTGCACAACTATTAAGAcattggttgaatataataaaatatggacaaattaaaataaatgtgtaaaaaggtAGGTGGATGTAAGAAAataatgaataaagtaagaaaaagtGAATGAAAAACTGTAAAGAATGTGGGGTAAGAAggataaggtagtaaatttgcatgtccaaaaatagaataaagcaaagtgtaaataatattatgaaacagactaaaacggaaagtgtaaatatcattttgaaGCAAAGGTAGTATTTAATATAAACCGGGTTAATCGGTCCGGACCGGAAAATTTTGGTGCTTAGATCAGACTGGAAACCAAAATTTAAAGGACCGATGACTGGATCGGAATCAAACGGTGTGGTCCAATCCAATTGGTCTATTTTCCGATCGGGACCAGATTTTGAACACCCTTAACCACGAGTATTAGGGGAAAAAATCGATAATTGCTCACAAATGGGGGAAATTATAGCCCGAAATAAAAGATTCGATAATTGCTCACTGCCTCATAATCTGAGTATCAATACATAACTCATAGTTCTTGTTCatacaaataaaagtgtaatGATACCCAATGTGGTATTCCCtgcgtctctttttgttctttttgtttgGTATTTTACACGCGTCTTAATGACTAATCAATGTGCATTgcagtggcggagccaggatTTCACGGATGGTGGGTCACCATTGTACGCCGCTCACCGTATAATCATTAACCAAtgcataaattaaaaaaaatacttttaaaaaaattatcccGAAAGTAACAAGTATTAGTTATTACAACCAAACTTCAAATTTACAACTGTTCTCTAATCCACTATCTTCCATTAACAATCCAACAAAGACCAATTTCTACAACCTATGTTTCCACTTTCCATCATCAACTAAACAAATTAACAACattaataaaaatcaaaataaatttttctcattaaaattcaataaatcaAATCCAATAAATCAAATCCAATAAAATCCAAATCCAAACCCATTAATTTCAATAAATCAAATCCAATAGAATTCAATAAACCAATGaaattcaaatccaaaacccattaattaaaattcaataaaattcaaatccaaaaccCAGTAATTTCATTTCCATAGCTCAAATGCTCAGCTCAATCATACAATCATTGTCAATTTATCATTTCTGTTTTCAGATTATTGAGTCAAAGAAACTAAAAATTAATGAACACTAAGCCACTAACAAGTAACAATCATGACCAATTTTCAGAAAATCAATCTAAATTCCATCAAATATAACATTCAAAAcgtaaaataactttgaattaaatatttaaagcgAATAAAGGCAATTCACCTCCACAAATTTCTTCATCTTCCTCGAAAATCACTGTTGTCGTGCTGCGGGCTGCCAGCTGCGAATCTGTGACTGGCCGGCTGCGGTCTGCGGGTCAGGGTCGGCGTCGAGGGAAACTGCCGGCTGCGAGCCTGCGGGTCAGGGTCGGCGTCGAGGGAAACTGTCGGCTGCGAGCCTGCGAATCTCCGAGTGCGACTGCGGGTCTGCGTGACTGCGTCGACCACTGCAGCATGCAGGCAGCGGGATGCGTAGGCGGCGGGGCTGGTAGGCTGGTAGCAGACTAGCAGGTAGTTGGCCAGTACTCGGTAGTGTGGCCGGCGACGATTTGACAAAGAAGGTGAAGAGAGAGAACGAAGGTTTTAGCTTTACTTTAGGTGTTTGGTTTTCGGGGCTGCAATTCTGCAACTCgtggtttgaatttttattttttttaaatattactGGGTCACGTGACCCAGGATGACCCCCACGTACATCCGCCACTGGTGCATTGagatttctctatttttttatttaaacaagacaaattacatttatttataatgttttcactttttatcaaaattttgatattgggaaaatgagaaaaaaataataatttcccaatggaaaagtgtgaattaaatgacccaatgaatttaatgggttaaaataatcatttgacacaatttttgatagaatattaagacatttatgtgataatataaaaggaaatgtaaagaacatttcgggacacccaaaaagaaaaacgtaaagaacaaaaacagACGGAGGGGGAGTACTATTTTGTATCGAAAAAATCTACGTTAAGTGAGTTAACCTGATAtacgtaaaagttatctactacGTATTTTTCAGCTACGTTAGGTGAGTTAAAGTGGTATTGATACAAATTAACTCAAAATGCATTTTTCAAAGTTAACccgatatatgtaaaagttatctagtTTTTAGTGAtagtttttttcattttaataaaaattattcattcaaaatcactaataatgtataaatataattgtttaaccctttaaaatgttgtctattaatttcctttttaacaaaaacatattaaaagttacaaacAAGTGAAAAACTGGATAAAAGTTATCCCGGTGTATAATACAGTAAGTTTATTGTACATCTTGTGTGTGTAATACcttttatataataataataataataataataataataataataataataataataataataataataataaatcaatatttaaAAACAATCCATAAATGAAGATAATTTTAGTCCATTCGTCGAAGGCGgccggtgggaactcctcgtagtagaattaattaaaaaatactccGTAAGTGAAGATaaattagtttaagtatgcttGTGAATTACTCTATAAAGAAGGTAAACACAAGTCaagtttttctttttccttcccCCCCTCTCTCTAGTTTATAAATTTTTTGGCTATTTCTGACTCTTTCTCTTTGATTTAGTCttatttttgttgttaattTCAGTAAAACTATGTCGGTGTAAAAAATGTTGAATATTCAATGATTGTATCTTTGCTAAAATGACGCTTTTGTTTAATTCGATTGTTATATATTTGTTACATACAAATCTCTTATTAAATGTCGTATCCCTTTTATCAATGATTTAAtttgtaaaaagaaa
This genomic stretch from Spinacia oleracea cultivar Varoflay chromosome 3, BTI_SOV_V1, whole genome shotgun sequence harbors:
- the LOC110777074 gene encoding aspartyl protease family protein 1: MGYCKLTYGLIMVFVLMLSLTCQICNGSEAFGFDILHRFSDPAKAIFNIDNEFFPEKETVDYYAAMVHRDRVFHGRRLAGGTDNDTPLTFASGNTTFHISALGFLYYANVSVGTPESWFLVALDTGSHLFWLPCDCVPNCVTRLQFSSNEVLDFNLYSLRTSSTGSQLECSSPYCQNSISCDPSEINCPYGVAYLQANTSSSGYLVEDVLHLSLNSNSSTRTNARIPFGCGVRQTGSFLETAAPNGLLGLTMDPVSLPSVLASQNLTSNSYSMCFTGDGVGKIIFGDRDSNEQGETPLDPNDLLNLYNVSITHISMGTNVSATNFTVIMDTGTSFTHLTDPAYSLLSEKFNSQINDQRLEAHPDNPFEFCYISTLSMDEVTAPTINLTMRGGDIFTVIDPAIYLDSGDGRSVYCLAVLKSDSGEDDINIVGENFMTGYRIVFDHERMVFGWKAHDCGEVVHVSPRPPFYGPPMLGRSPFGSGAPSALTHSFLYICIILVQILSVQQIII
- the LOC110777073 gene encoding pre-rRNA-processing protein esf1; this encodes MGSKKKKANKSVAGDSAGGSGGGKNGKKKEIQLIEDPRFSMIHTDPKFHSIPVRKNKISIDPRFKEILTDKGFADSSAKVDKRGKPKKLSENVLKRFYHLEDDEDDELKKKKKSVVKKKVEESEDELSGDSSEAESEGDSESDDLGSTTGSDDDSSDGVDLSEDDDDSVEVENVPVIDSETHRLAVVNMDWNQVKAVDIFMMLRSFLPKEGQIKSVTVYPSEFGLKRMEEEAVHGPIALLGNEKKKDDGSDDNDNEDDDDEHEEDDDDDDDDDEHEDVDDDEDDDDDEEDNEIDTEKLRAYEKSRLRYYYAVVECDTIATADYIYKACDGVEFERSSNVLDLRFIPDSMEFPHPPRDVAKEAPVDYEGLDFQTRALQQSNVTLTWDDDEPHRVKTLRRKFNDDQLAELELREFLASDESDEDEDENEDEDEDLSDKINNKASKNTKARMAKKDMYRALVQSGDGSEADEDEGQDMEVTFNTGLEDISKKILEKKDKGSESVWEAYLRKKKEKKKARKYKSKNSSDDESDESDQEPLEQPDDFFEEDPSIVRSKKVTHGKKKREEKKRPLEDEETAATTAELELLLADDKGADKNIKGYKIKQKKGKGKKGKEDPDEDNLPTVDYDDPRFSALFTNSAFSLDPTDPQFKRSATYIRQLAQRQQNDGEDDAAIEPVEQSRPSSNDASSKEDGNSVGKSRKEKFELSSIVKSIKMKSQQLPKPSSVKMKKDKTEHESTKKEKKHKLEGLDRKMKKKPRIVE